One Cicer arietinum cultivar CDC Frontier isolate Library 1 chromosome 8, Cicar.CDCFrontier_v2.0, whole genome shotgun sequence DNA segment encodes these proteins:
- the LOC101488865 gene encoding UDP-glycosyltransferase 1, whose protein sequence is MKDTIVLYPALGSGHLMSMIELGKLILTHHTSFSITILILTPPTNNNNNQHLLSHTKQYIASVTTTFPSINFHYIPTISFPTTLPPQSLTLELSHQSNHHVQNILQSISKTTNIKAVILDFLTYSASQVTTTLEIPTYFYYTSGATVLSMFIYFPTIHQNATKPIKDLHMPLQIPGLPKNISTDDYPDEAKDPETKAYKVLLDSAKTMRECDGIIVNTFDAIEEKSIKSLNEGLFVPDGITPPIFCIGPLITASYGEDENGCLSWLDSQPSQSVVFLSFGSMGRFSKAQLNAIAFGLEKSEQRFLWVVRSELELDELSLDELLPKGFLERTNEKGMVVKNWAPQREILSHDSVGGFVTHCGWNSILEAVCEGVPMVTWPLYAEQNLNKVILVEEMKVALKLNGSKDGFVSENELGVRVKELMNSNKGEEIRQKIFKMKISAKKAKEENGSSLVALNKLAQLWNENKQYDI, encoded by the exons ATGAAGGATACTATAGTTCTATACCCTGCTCTTGGTAGTGGACACTTAATGTCCATGATTGAATTAGGCAAACTCATATTAACCCATCACACTTCATTTTCCATCACAATTCTCATCCTCACACCACCCACCAATAACAACAATAACCAACACTTACTTTCTCATACAAAACAATACATTGCTTCAGTTACAACCACATTCCCTTCAATTAATTTTCACTACATTCCTACAATTTCATTTCCAACAACCCTTCCACCACAATCTCTCACCCTTGAACTCTCTCACCAAAGCAACCACCATGTTCAAAATATTctacaatcaatttccaaaaccacaaacatcaaagctgtTATCTTGGATTTCCTCACCTATAGTGCCTCACAAGTAACAACCACACTTGAAATCCCCACTTATTTTTACTACACTTCAGGTGCTACTGTTCTATCCATGTTCATTtattttccaacgattcatCAGAACGCTACAAAACCAATTAAGGATCTTCATATGCCTCTTCAAATTCCTGGATTACCAAAGAATATTTCAACAGATGATTACCCTGATGAAGCTAAGGATCCCGAGACTAAAGCTTACAAGGTTTTACTTGATTCGGCGAAAACTATGAGAGAATGTGATGGGATTATTGTGAACACTTTTGATGCTATTGAAGAAAAATCTATTAAATCTTTGAATGAAGGGTTATTTGTTCCAGATGGAATTACTCCACCAATTTTTTGTATTGGACCTTTGATTACAGCGTCATATGGTGAAGACGAAAATGGGTGTTTGAGTTGGCTGGACTCGCAACCGAGTCAAAGTGTCGTGTTTCTAAGTTTTGGAAGTATGGGGAGATTTTCCAAGGCTCAGTTGAATGCAATAGCTTTTGGATTGGAGAAAAGTGAGCAACGATTCTTGTGGGTTGTTAGAAGCGAGTTGGAGTTAGATGAGTTGAGTTTAGATGAATTGTTGCCAAAAGGGTTTTTAGAAAGGACGAATGAAAAGGGAATGGTTGTGAAAAATTGGGCCCCACAACGTGAAATATTGAGTCACGATTCAGTTGGTGGGTTTGTTACACATTGCGGGTGGAACTCTATTTTGGAGGCTGTTTGTGAAGGAGTGCCTATGGTGACGTGGCCTTTGTATGCTGAACAAAATCTGAACAAAGTTATTTTAGTTGAGGAAATGAAGGTGGCTTTGAAGCTTAACGGGTCGAAAGATGGGTTTGTTAGTGAAAATGAGTTGGGGGTGCGAGTTAAGGAATTGATGAACTCAAATAAAGGTGAAGAGATTAG GCAAAAGATTTTCAAGATGAAAATTAGTGCTAAGAAGGCAAAAGAAGAAAATGGAAGTTCACTAGTTGCTTTGAATAAATTAGCTCAACTGTGGAATGAGAATAAGCAGTATGAT